The Hydrogenobacter sp. T-2 region CTCTTAGGTCTTTCCTCCTTCTTAGCTCCTTTTCCAAGTCCACTTGGATGCTTTCCACTTCTCTTAGAACCTCTTCAGGATATGAGGTTGGCAAGTTATACTTTCTTATAAGCACCTCTATAACGAGGTTTTTATCTTCGGGATGACCGAGCACTTCCTTTATTCTACCTACCGCAGGATTTTCCCTTGTAGGAAACTTCTTTATCTCCACAACCACAAGTGTGCCATCCTTTAGGTCTTGACACTTGGTTCCTTCAAGGAGTATGGTTTGATGCTGGTTTTCGTCCACAGGCATACCAAGGCAGAACTTTTTTCTTTTAAGGAGCTTGCAAACTATTTCCTTTTTTGCCCTCTTTAGGACCCTGAGAACCCTTATCTCCTTTTTACCCTTATATTCCACAACCTTCGCCTTTACCACATCACCCCCAAAGAGCCTCTCCATCTCAAAGGGAGGTATGTATATGTCCTTTTTACCTTCTCCTATTTGCAAAAAGCCAAAGCCTGCAGGGTAGGGTATCACCTTTCCGCTTACTATATCTTCTTCTGGATAGGAATACTTACCCTTCTGTAAAAGAACCTTACCAGACTTCCTAAGGGACTTGAGCACCTTTTTGAGGCTTTTTCTTCCCTTCTGGTCAAGCCCAAGCCTTTTGAGTATTTCCTCGAAGCTAAGAGGCTTCTTGCTATTCTTGATAAGGTTTAGGATTTTATCCTCTATGGAAACTCCTTCCATTGTAAAATATTTAAACATGAAAGACTGGAAAATTTACAGTACCAAAATTGATGAGCTAAGAAAAATCCTTGAAGAAACTCTTGGTAGTCTTGATGTGGAATACGAGGTCAAAACCCCCGATGAGCCTGACTTTGACCACAACTTTAAAGTGCCCTACTTGCTCCTTAGATACTACACGGACCAAGAACATGCACACGAGAGAAAGATAGAGCTTTTTGACTATTACTTTGATACCCCCATTCAAGAGACTGCAAACCTCATAAAAGACATGGTGGAAGAGTTCCTTATGGAAATAGACCAAAGCGAATACGGTGGTGGTTGAGATATAATAATATCTTTTGAAGAAACTTAGGAGGAAAGAGATGGCATTACCAAAGACACTAAAGGAAGAGGTTATAAGAAACTTTCAAAGGCATGAAAAGGACACGGGTTCGCCAGAGGTGCAGATAGCCATACTTACAGAGCGTATAAACAAGCTCACCGAGCATCTCAAAAAGCACAAAAAGGATGTGCATTCAAGACGCGGTCTTATAGCCCTCATACACGCAAGGAGAAGACACCTTGAATACCTCAAGGAGAGGGACTACAAGAAGTATTTAGAAGTGGTAGAAAGGCTTGGGTTGAAGGTGAGATGATGGAGAGGGTAAGTGCAAAAGTGGGAGATTCGGAGATTTTTATAGAGACTGGTCTTTATGCAAAGCTGGCAGACGGTGCGGTTGTGGTGCGTCAAGGTGAGACCGCAGTGCTGGTGACTGTGGTTATGTCCGAAGAGCCTGTGCAGGGTATAGACTTTGTTCCTCTGTCGGTAGACTATAGGGAGCAGTCCTCCGCTTGGGGTAAGATACCAGGGGGTTTTGTAAAAAGGGAGGGAAAGCCTACAGAGAGAGAAATTCTCGTTTCAAGGGTTATAGACAGACCCATAAGACCCATGCTCCCAGAAGGCTTTTTCCATGATGTGATAATCACCGCACTTACTCTCTCTGCGGATGACAAATATGACCCAGATGTGCTTGCCATAACTGGGGCTTCTGCTGCCTTACACATATCTCGTATACCCTTTGATGGTCCCATAGCAGGAGTAAGGGTCTGTAGGATAGATGGCAAGTTTTTTGCGAATCCCACTTATGAGGAAAGACAGAGGGCAGACCTTGAGATAGTTATGGCTGGGAGCAAGGACGCTATAGTTATGGTGGAAGGTGGGGCAAAGGAGGTGGACGAGGATACCCTCGCAGAAGCTCTATACTTTGGACTTTCCGCCATACAAGACCTTATAAAAGCTCAGGAAGAGCTGAGGGAGAAGGTTGGAGTTCCAAAGGTTTCTTTTGAAGGTATGGAGCTTCCACAAGAGATTCAAAAACAACTTGAAGAATTTTGCACTCCAAAGATAATCCAGTCCTTTGGTATATCAGATAAAAGGGAAAGGAAAACCTTCCAGTCTGACATACTCAAGGAGTTTATAGAGAACTATCAAGTCCCAGAAGATCTACATTTCAAGCTCTCCTACAACTACAAAAAGCTTATAAGCAAGCTGATGAGAAGACAAGTCCTCCAAGAGGGCAGACGCATAGACGGAAGAGGAGCCAAGGACATAAGACCCATAAGCATACAGGTTCATCCCTTTGAGAGACCCCACGGCAGTGCCATATTCACAAGAGGGCAAACACAGGCTTTTGCCACAGTCACTTTGGGTTCACCGGAAGAAGCTCAAATGGTGGAAAGCATATATGAGGGTGAAACCTTCAAAAGGTTTATGCTCCACTACAACTTCCCACCCTTCTCCACTGGCGAAGCCAAGCCATGGGGTCCACCAAGAAGAAGAGAAATAGGACATGGTGCTCTGGCAGAAAGGGCAATAGAGCCACTTATACCACCAGAGACAGAGTTTCCCTATATTATAAGGGTAGTCTCTAACATCCTTGAGTCAAATGGCTCTACTTCTATGGCAACTGTTTGTGCTGGCTCTCTGGCTCTCTTTGATGCGGGTGTGCCTCTCAAAAAGCATGTGGCTGGTATAGCTATGGGGCTTATAATGGAAGGCGAGTCCTATGCCATACTTTCTGATATACTTGGCGATGAAGACCAGCTCGGAGATATGGACTTCAAAGTGGCTGGAACAAAAGACGGTATAACCAGCATCCAGATGGACATAAAGATAAAGGGTCTAAAGAAAGAAATAATGAAGGAAGCCCTTCAACAGGCAAAGGAAGGAAGGCTATATATTTTGGAAAAGATGTATGAAGCCATACCCGAACCAAGGAAAGAAGTATCTCCCTATGCACCTAAGATAGAGATAATTACCATACCAGAGGATAAGGCTCTATTGGTAATAGGACCAGGAGGGAAAAACGTCAAAGAGTTCAGGGACAAGATGGGTGTGTCTGTATGGGTGCATGAGGGTGGAAAGGTGTCCTTGACCTCCAACTCAAGGGAAGCCATAGAGGAGGTCAAGAAGGCTATACAGAACCTTATAGCAGAAGTGGAAGTAGGTAAGGTCTATAAGGGCAAGATAACAAGGGTTGAACCCTATGGAGTTTTTGTGGAGATACTACCTGGGAAGGTGGGGCTTTTGCATGTGAGTAAGATGGAAGGATATATTAAGGATGTTAGGGCTATCTTTAGCGTTGGAGATGAGCTTCTGGTAAAAGTGATTGAGATAGACGAGCAAGGAAGAGCAAAGCTTACCAACATGGGCATAAAGGAGCCGGCGTAGCTCAGCGGCAGAGCGAGGCACTCGTAATGCCTAGGTCGTGGGTTCAAATCCCACCGCCGGCTTGGAGAAGGCTATGAAGATAAAGGTCAAAAGACTTCCACACGCAGAAGGATTACCATTACCCTTTTATGCTACAGAACATGCTTCTGGTATGGACTTGCTCTCTGCGGTCTACGAGCCAATAGTCCTAAAGCCCATGCAGAGAGCACTTATTCCCACAGGCATAGCGGTTGAAATACCGCCAGGCTACGAAGCCCAAATAAGACCCAGGAGCGGTTTAGCCATAAAACATGGCATAACCCTTCTAAATACGCCCGGCACCATAGATGCGGACTACAGAGGGGAGATAAAGGTAATTCTTATAAACCTTGGGGAAGAAGACTTTGTAATAAACAGAGGAGACAGGATAGCACAGATGGTTATATGCCCAGTGGTAAGGGTTGAGCTGGAAGAAGTGGAGGAACTTAGCACCACCAGTAGGTCTGAGGGAGGCTTTGGTTCAACGGGTTATAGGATACTGGAATGAAAGTAGAAGACTTTGACTATGAACTTCCCGAGGAGCTTATAGCTAAGTATCCTGTAGAGCCAAGACATAAAGCAAGGCTTATGGTCTTAAACAGGAAGGAAAAAAGCATAAGGCACGACATTTTTTGGAACTTACCCTTATACCTCAATAGGGGAGACCTCTTAGTTTTTAACAATTCAAAGGTCCTGCCTGCAAGGCTTTATGGCAGAAAACCCACTGGTGGCAAGGTGGAAGTCTTGCTAACAGACTTTGTAAACAAAGAAGAGTGGTATGCCCTAATAGGAGGCAAAGGTATAAAGGAAGGTCTTATAATCCACGTAGGGGATGACTTGCAAATAGAAGTGTTAGAACACGTAGAGGGAGGAAAGTTCAAAGTAAAACTCTTATCACAAGACCCAATAAAAGCTCTTGACAAGTATGGAAAAATTCCCATACCACCCTATCTCAAAAGGGAAGAAGAACCCATAGACAGGGTCTATTACCAGACAGTGTTCGCTCAAGTGGAAGGCTCTGTGGCAGCACCTACCGCAAGTCTTCATTTTTCAGAGGAGTTATTGCAGAGGTTAGAGGAGTTTGGCATCAAGAAAACCTTTATAACTCTTCATGTCTCCTATGGGACTTTTAAGCCAGTAAAGGTTTCTGAAGTGGAGCTACACAGAGTTGACCCTGAGTATGTTAAAGTTTCAGAAGAGACGGTTAAGCAGATAAGGGAAACTAAGGAGAGAGGAAACAAGGTTGTAGCGGTTGGCACAACTGTTGTAAGAGCTTTGGAAACAGCAGGTTTTGAACCCTTTGAAGGCTGGACAGACCTATATATATACCCGGGCTATAGCTTTAAAGTGGTGGACGCACTAATTACGAACTTCCATCTTCCAAGGTCTTCGCTCCTTTTCCTTGTGTGTGCCTTTGGAGGGAGAGAGTTTATCCTTCAGGCTTACAAAGAGGCGGTAAGAGAAAGGTATAGGTTTTACAGCTATGGAGATGGGATGTTGGTGCTCTAACTACTCCACCCAGTAGTTGGGAGCTTCCTTTGTTATCTGCACATCGTGCACATGAGATTCTCTGTAGCCAGCCCACGTTATACGGACAAACTTTGCTTTTTGACGGAGTTCCTCAAGGTTCCTTGCACCCACATAGCCCATTCCAGACCTAAGACCTCCAACAAGCTGGTATATAACATCGCTAAGCCTCCCTCTGTATGGCACTCTGCCCTCTATACCCTCTGGGACAAACTTTTCAAGTTTTTCCTGTCCGTATCTGTCCGCACTCCTCCTGCTCATCATAGCACCCAAAGAACCCATACCTCTGTATACCTTATAAGCCCTACCTTGATAGTAGACGGTCTCTCCGGGAGATTCCTCTGTGCCTGCCAAAAGGTTTCCAAGCATCACAGAGCTTGCACCCATAGCTAAGGCTTTCACAATATCACCAGAATACTTTATACCACCATCCGCTATTATGGGAACGCCGTATTCTATTGCTACCTCATAAGCCCACCTTACCGCAGTAAGCTGAGGAACACCTACTCCCGCCACTATACGAGTGGTGCATATAGACCCGGGACCCACGCCTACCTTTATGGCGTCCGCACCCGCCTTTATAAGGTCAAGGGTTCCCTCCTTTGTTGCTACATTACCTGCAATAACCTGCAGGTCTGGATAATGAGATTTTATCTTTTCCACCGTTTCTATAACCCTCTTTGAATGTCCATGTGCAGTGTCAACCGCTATCACATCCGCACCCACAGAGACAAGGGCAGAAACCCTTTCCATAGTATCTGGACCTGTGCCAACCGCAGCACCTACTCTGAGCCTTCCGAACTCATCTTTACAAGCGTTAGGATATTTTTTCCTTTTGGTTATATCCTTTATGGTTATAAGACCCACAAGCTTACCTTCTTTGTCCACTATGGGAAGTTTTT contains the following coding sequences:
- a CDS encoding dephospho-CoA kinase; this encodes MKDWKIYSTKIDELRKILEETLGSLDVEYEVKTPDEPDFDHNFKVPYLLLRYYTDQEHAHERKIELFDYYFDTPIQETANLIKDMVEEFLMEIDQSEYGGG
- the rpsO gene encoding 30S ribosomal protein S15, with the protein product MALPKTLKEEVIRNFQRHEKDTGSPEVQIAILTERINKLTEHLKKHKKDVHSRRGLIALIHARRRHLEYLKERDYKKYLEVVERLGLKVR
- a CDS encoding polyribonucleotide nucleotidyltransferase; this translates as MERVSAKVGDSEIFIETGLYAKLADGAVVVRQGETAVLVTVVMSEEPVQGIDFVPLSVDYREQSSAWGKIPGGFVKREGKPTEREILVSRVIDRPIRPMLPEGFFHDVIITALTLSADDKYDPDVLAITGASAALHISRIPFDGPIAGVRVCRIDGKFFANPTYEERQRADLEIVMAGSKDAIVMVEGGAKEVDEDTLAEALYFGLSAIQDLIKAQEELREKVGVPKVSFEGMELPQEIQKQLEEFCTPKIIQSFGISDKRERKTFQSDILKEFIENYQVPEDLHFKLSYNYKKLISKLMRRQVLQEGRRIDGRGAKDIRPISIQVHPFERPHGSAIFTRGQTQAFATVTLGSPEEAQMVESIYEGETFKRFMLHYNFPPFSTGEAKPWGPPRRREIGHGALAERAIEPLIPPETEFPYIIRVVSNILESNGSTSMATVCAGSLALFDAGVPLKKHVAGIAMGLIMEGESYAILSDILGDEDQLGDMDFKVAGTKDGITSIQMDIKIKGLKKEIMKEALQQAKEGRLYILEKMYEAIPEPRKEVSPYAPKIEIITIPEDKALLVIGPGGKNVKEFRDKMGVSVWVHEGGKVSLTSNSREAIEEVKKAIQNLIAEVEVGKVYKGKITRVEPYGVFVEILPGKVGLLHVSKMEGYIKDVRAIFSVGDELLVKVIEIDEQGRAKLTNMGIKEPA
- the dut gene encoding dUTP diphosphatase codes for the protein MKIKVKRLPHAEGLPLPFYATEHASGMDLLSAVYEPIVLKPMQRALIPTGIAVEIPPGYEAQIRPRSGLAIKHGITLLNTPGTIDADYRGEIKVILINLGEEDFVINRGDRIAQMVICPVVRVELEEVEELSTTSRSEGGFGSTGYRILE
- the queA gene encoding tRNA preQ1(34) S-adenosylmethionine ribosyltransferase-isomerase QueA, giving the protein MKVEDFDYELPEELIAKYPVEPRHKARLMVLNRKEKSIRHDIFWNLPLYLNRGDLLVFNNSKVLPARLYGRKPTGGKVEVLLTDFVNKEEWYALIGGKGIKEGLIIHVGDDLQIEVLEHVEGGKFKVKLLSQDPIKALDKYGKIPIPPYLKREEEPIDRVYYQTVFAQVEGSVAAPTASLHFSEELLQRLEEFGIKKTFITLHVSYGTFKPVKVSEVELHRVDPEYVKVSEETVKQIRETKERGNKVVAVGTTVVRALETAGFEPFEGWTDLYIYPGYSFKVVDALITNFHLPRSSLLFLVCAFGGREFILQAYKEAVRERYRFYSYGDGMLVL
- the guaB gene encoding IMP dehydrogenase; its protein translation is MEVFDAYTFDDLLLVPQYSEVLPHEVDVSTWLTKKIRLNIPIVSAAMDTVTESRLAIALAREGGIGIIHRNLSIEEQAQEVEKVKKSESGMILQPVTVKPDTTVKQALEIMERYRISGVPVVSDGDKLVGILTNRDLRFIKPTDYDKPVSLFMTSEKLVVAQERVTLEEAAEILQKHRVEKLPIVDKEGKLVGLITIKDITKRKKYPNACKDEFGRLRVGAAVGTGPDTMERVSALVSVGADVIAVDTAHGHSKRVIETVEKIKSHYPDLQVIAGNVATKEGTLDLIKAGADAIKVGVGPGSICTTRIVAGVGVPQLTAVRWAYEVAIEYGVPIIADGGIKYSGDIVKALAMGASSVMLGNLLAGTEESPGETVYYQGRAYKVYRGMGSLGAMMSRRSADRYGQEKLEKFVPEGIEGRVPYRGRLSDVIYQLVGGLRSGMGYVGARNLEELRQKAKFVRITWAGYRESHVHDVQITKEAPNYWVE